One window of the Rubidibacter lacunae KORDI 51-2 genome contains the following:
- the sppA gene encoding signal peptide peptidase SppA, whose protein sequence is MVWLLTRRRKQIARIEIVGAIASGTRQRVLKALELVAERRYPALLLRIDSPGGTVGDSQEIYAALMRLRSKLKIVASFGNISASGGVYVGMGAEKIVANPGTITGSIGVILRGNNLERLLDKIGISFKVIKSGPYKDILAFDRDLTPAETDILQSLIDTSYQQFVRTVATARHLSEDAVRSFADGRIFTGEQARDLGVVDRLGTEEDARRWTAELVDLDPDKTKCVTLDERKSPLARLLPSRQQQCPSWEAVKDWVEFELSTSGQPLWLYRPQAIGK, encoded by the coding sequence ATGGTCTGGTTGCTCACTCGACGTCGCAAGCAAATCGCCCGCATCGAAATCGTCGGCGCGATCGCCTCTGGAACGCGTCAGCGCGTCCTCAAAGCCCTCGAGCTCGTTGCCGAGCGCCGCTACCCCGCCCTGCTGCTGCGGATCGACTCCCCCGGCGGCACCGTCGGCGACTCTCAAGAGATCTACGCCGCCCTCATGCGCCTGCGCTCCAAACTAAAAATTGTCGCCAGCTTCGGCAATATCTCCGCCTCCGGCGGCGTTTACGTCGGCATGGGTGCCGAAAAAATCGTCGCCAACCCCGGTACTATCACCGGCAGCATTGGCGTCATCCTGCGCGGCAACAACCTCGAACGCTTGCTCGACAAAATCGGCATCTCCTTTAAAGTCATCAAATCCGGTCCATACAAAGACATCCTCGCCTTCGATCGCGACCTCACCCCTGCCGAAACCGACATCCTGCAGAGCCTGATCGACACCAGCTACCAACAGTTCGTCCGCACCGTCGCCACCGCACGCCATCTCAGCGAAGACGCCGTGCGCTCCTTTGCCGACGGCCGCATCTTCACCGGCGAGCAAGCTCGCGACCTCGGCGTCGTCGATCGCCTGGGAACTGAAGAGGATGCCCGCCGTTGGACGGCCGAACTCGTCGATCTCGACCCCGACAAGACAAAATGCGTTACCCTCGACGAGCGCAAATCGCCCCTCGCACGCCTGCTTCCCAGCCGGCAGCAGCAGTGCCCGAGTTGGGAGGCCGTCAAGGATTGGGTAGAATTTGAGCTGTCAACCAGCGGTCAGCCCCTATGGCTTTATCGACCGCAGGCGATCGGTAAATAG
- the aroH gene encoding chorismate mutase has protein sequence MGWKVRAIRGATTATANTEAAMRDAILELLDTLTLRNHLDPDDIISATFTATRDLNAAFPAAIARERAQWQNVPLLDVQHMHVAGSLERCIRVLVQVNTIAPQNAIAHIYLRGASDLRPEWSLVPPR, from the coding sequence GTGGGCTGGAAAGTGCGAGCAATCCGAGGAGCGACAACAGCAACAGCTAACACCGAAGCGGCCATGCGCGACGCCATCCTAGAGCTACTCGACACCCTCACCCTCCGCAACCACCTCGACCCCGACGACATCATTAGCGCCACCTTCACGGCCACCCGCGATCTCAACGCAGCTTTCCCCGCCGCGATCGCCCGCGAGCGCGCCCAATGGCAAAACGTCCCGCTCCTTGACGTTCAACACATGCACGTCGCGGGCAGCCTCGAACGCTGCATACGTGTCTTGGTTCAGGTCAACACGATTGCGCCTCAGAATGCGATCGCCCACATCTACCTGCGCGGTGCTAGCGACCTACGCCCTGAGTGGAGCCTTGTCCCGCCACGTTAG